A window of Amycolatopsis australiensis contains these coding sequences:
- a CDS encoding suppressor of fused domain protein, whose product MPSRAERYVAHLDTLTGNTEPRLQPIPSTHAGLDDVIAFVYADEPEPRYLTGATYGLSLADHPEWHGVKPELWISVRSDDPVWALAIGYLAEQLRGTCPFVYGDTIDFGQPIAPESAMTAFAVSAPAGLDAHQYTLIDIGGAPVSIAGCYPVHDTERRYIREHGIDAFWQLDWDLYDVRRPPVV is encoded by the coding sequence ATGCCGAGCCGTGCCGAGCGGTATGTCGCCCATCTCGACACCCTGACCGGGAACACCGAGCCCCGGCTGCAGCCGATCCCGTCGACCCACGCCGGGCTCGACGACGTCATCGCGTTCGTCTACGCCGACGAGCCGGAGCCGCGGTACCTGACCGGCGCGACGTACGGTCTTTCGCTGGCCGACCACCCGGAGTGGCACGGCGTGAAACCGGAACTGTGGATCAGCGTCCGGTCCGACGACCCGGTCTGGGCACTGGCCATCGGCTACCTCGCCGAGCAGCTGCGCGGTACGTGCCCGTTCGTCTACGGCGACACGATCGACTTCGGCCAGCCGATCGCGCCCGAGTCCGCGATGACGGCGTTCGCGGTGTCGGCCCCGGCCGGCCTCGATGCCCACCAGTACACGCTGATCGACATCGGCGGCGCGCCGGTGAGCATCGCCGGCTGCTACCCGGTGCACGACACCGAGCGCAGGTACATCCGCGAGCACGGCATCGACGCGTTCTGGCAGCTGGACTGGGACCTCTACGACGTCCGGCGCCCGCCGGTGGTCTGA
- a CDS encoding LysR family transcriptional regulator — protein MELRTLRYFVAVAEERHFGRAAARLHMSQPPLSRAIKQLETDVGAVLLLRSAAGVTLTPAGTALLAEARALLDHADRARERVATAAGAPTLTVGILGDGADPGATRLAGAYRRQHPGVEVRVRDTDLTDPTCGLRAGLVDVALTRGPFDETGLAVRELRADPVGAVLRADDPLAARGHLDLADLAGRRWFRFPDGTDPVWQAYWHGGERREGPVVRAVQECLQAVLWNGTVGLMPLGHRPPGELAVVPITDLAPNPVVVAWKDAGPLVRSFVRLATAAYQTTGGRRTS, from the coding sequence CGCGCGGCTGCACATGAGCCAGCCGCCGCTGAGCCGGGCGATCAAGCAGCTGGAAACCGACGTCGGGGCCGTCCTGCTGCTGCGTTCGGCCGCGGGGGTCACGCTCACCCCGGCGGGGACGGCGCTGCTGGCCGAGGCGCGGGCGCTGCTCGACCACGCCGACCGGGCGCGGGAGCGGGTGGCCACGGCGGCGGGCGCGCCGACGCTCACCGTCGGCATCCTCGGCGACGGCGCCGACCCGGGCGCGACGCGCCTCGCCGGCGCCTACCGTCGTCAGCACCCCGGCGTCGAGGTCCGCGTCCGCGACACGGACCTGACCGATCCGACGTGCGGCCTGCGCGCCGGGCTGGTCGACGTCGCGCTGACCCGCGGGCCGTTCGACGAGACCGGCCTGGCGGTGCGCGAGCTACGGGCGGATCCGGTGGGTGCGGTCCTGCGCGCCGACGACCCGCTGGCCGCCCGCGGCCACCTCGACCTCGCCGACCTCGCCGGACGGCGCTGGTTCCGGTTCCCGGACGGCACCGACCCGGTTTGGCAGGCGTACTGGCACGGCGGCGAGCGCCGCGAAGGGCCGGTGGTGCGAGCTGTCCAGGAGTGCCTGCAGGCCGTGCTGTGGAACGGGACCGTAGGCCTGATGCCGCTCGGGCACCGGCCGCCGGGCGAGCTGGCGGTGGTGCCGATCACGGACCTGGCGCCGAACCCCGTGGTCGTCGCGTGGAAGGACGCCGGCCCGCTGGTCCGCTCGTTCGTGCGGCTCGCGACGGCCGCGTATCAGACCACCGGCGGGCGCCGGACGTCGTAG
- a CDS encoding NAD(P)/FAD-dependent oxidoreductase: protein MRVLVIGSGIGGAATAWHLAARGAEVVVADAARPGTATEAGAGIVSPWTSRRDDALYPLAAAAGRYYREFAEQLPGSSFEVVGGMIVSADDTELAEAQQRLAERAADAPEIGEVRRLDPAQARELFPPLAPGLGAVHLAGAGRVDGHELRRALLQDAERRGAKFVEGEVAFRADGTVAGVAGPIDADSVVVAAGAWSRDLLAPLGVDLPVTPHRGQISHFDLPGTDTAAWPVVLPRTSHYLLAFGGGRVVAGATREAGSGFDYRVTAAGQREVLDNALAVAPGLADATLAETRVGFRPGTPDGLPVLGSIRPGLAVSTGFGAGGLTNAPFAGKLIAAVALGEDPGFDLTPFAPDRF, encoded by the coding sequence ATGCGAGTGCTCGTGATCGGAAGCGGAATCGGCGGCGCGGCGACGGCCTGGCACCTGGCGGCCCGCGGCGCGGAAGTGGTCGTGGCGGACGCGGCGCGGCCGGGGACGGCCACCGAGGCCGGCGCCGGGATCGTCAGCCCGTGGACGTCGCGCCGGGATGACGCGCTGTACCCGCTCGCGGCGGCCGCCGGCCGGTACTACCGGGAGTTCGCCGAGCAGCTGCCGGGCTCGTCGTTCGAGGTCGTCGGCGGGATGATCGTCTCGGCCGACGACACCGAGCTGGCCGAAGCGCAGCAGCGGCTGGCCGAGCGGGCCGCGGACGCACCGGAGATCGGCGAAGTCCGCCGGCTCGACCCGGCGCAGGCACGCGAGCTGTTCCCGCCGCTGGCGCCCGGGCTGGGCGCGGTGCACCTGGCCGGCGCGGGCCGCGTCGACGGGCACGAGCTGCGCCGCGCCCTGCTGCAGGACGCCGAACGCCGCGGCGCGAAGTTCGTCGAAGGCGAGGTGGCGTTCCGGGCCGACGGGACGGTCGCCGGCGTGGCCGGGCCGATCGACGCGGACAGCGTCGTGGTCGCCGCCGGCGCGTGGAGCCGGGACCTGCTGGCACCGCTGGGCGTCGACCTGCCGGTGACGCCGCACCGCGGCCAGATCAGCCACTTCGACCTGCCGGGCACGGACACGGCGGCGTGGCCGGTGGTGCTGCCCCGCACGAGCCACTACCTGCTGGCGTTCGGCGGCGGCCGGGTGGTGGCGGGCGCGACCCGCGAGGCGGGCTCGGGCTTCGACTACCGCGTGACGGCGGCCGGCCAGCGCGAGGTACTGGACAACGCGCTGGCGGTCGCGCCCGGCCTGGCGGACGCGACGCTGGCGGAGACCCGCGTCGGCTTCCGCCCCGGCACGCCCGACGGCCTGCCGGTGCTGGGCTCGATCCGCCCGGGCCTGGCGGTGTCGACGGGCTTCGGCGCGGGCGGGCTGACGAACGCGCCGTTCGCGGGCAAGCTCATCGCGGCGGTCGCGCTGGGCGAGGA